From Glycine soja cultivar W05 chromosome 4, ASM419377v2, whole genome shotgun sequence, the proteins below share one genomic window:
- the LOC114409883 gene encoding tRNA-splicing endonuclease subunit Sen2-1-like produces the protein MAPRWKGKDAKAKKDAQAEALKEPMSKIVSQIQSSLVQSDTRGFLSGSSVHLVVEAEQLHLLDKACFGSPVRTVEKDKPRFQLSFEEAFYLCYSLKCLKINNDSDDTSSQTDEELWHYMKSKKETFPCFYKAYSHLRMKNWVVRSGAQYGADFVVYRHHPARVHSEYGVLVLSDEEDKDLNGRLRVWSDVHCTTRLLGGVAKILLVLYVNRNGGSNESPLCLANYTVEERTITRWNPEQCREKMVVHANSDNGTG, from the coding sequence ATGGCACCAAGATGGAAAGGAAAAGATGCAAAAGCTAAAAAGGATGCACAAGCTGAAGCGCTCAAGGAACCCATGTCAAAGATTGTATCTCAAATTCAGTCTTCTCTAGTTCAATCAGATACTCGTGGATTTCTCTCTGGTAGTAGTGTACACTTAGTAGTGGAAGCAGAACAACTTCATTTGCTCGATAAAGCATGTTTTGGCTCACCTGTGAGAACAGTTGAAAAGGACAAACCCCGGTTTCAATTAAGCTTTGAGGAGGCATTCTACCTATGCTATTCCTTGAAATGCCTTAAGATTAATAATGACAGTGATGATACTAGTTCCCAAACCGATGAAGAGCTGTGGCATTACATGAAGTCAAAGAAAGAAACATTCCCCTGTTTCTACAAGGCTTATTCCCACCTGAGAATGAAAAACTGGGTAGTGAGGTCAGGAGCTCAGTATGGTGCAGATTTCGTTGTCTATCGTCACCATCCAGCTCGGGTCCATTCGGAGTATGGTGTGCTTGTTTTATCAGATGAGGAAGATAAAGATCTAAATGGAAGGTTGAGAGTATGGTCTGATGTTCATTGCACAACTCGACTTCTTGGAGGCGTTGCAAAAATCTTATTGGTTTTGTATGTCAATAGAAATGGTGGCAGCAATGAGTCTCCATTATGTTTGGCAAACTACACCGTTGAAGAGCGCACAATCACCAGATGGAATCCAGAACAATGCCGCGAAAAGATGGTAGTTCATGCTAATTCTGATAACGGAACTGGGTAA
- the LOC114409884 gene encoding protein POLLEN DEFECTIVE IN GUIDANCE 1-like isoform X2: MALRNGGRKISFEVLSVEDESDPTERNRKKRRHRASKKKKKLLDRADSDSADPRSAPLENGGACNGFELDASRYCGGGGGGGGSVVVCEAESVCAVAEARGAESEEATAVRGGIEGFNFGELRQRNVNCGSSEDLAASVVVRDEKEDGGVNASPVEKATNEPDRNVVKKLETVESLDWKRIMAEDPNFVFSVEKSPVSYFLEEMHNGNSLRSTTTLGNEKERERVYDTIFRLPWRCELLIDVGFFVCFDSFLSLLTVMPARIMMTIWRLLKTRQFKRLSTMEVSDFGCFLILSSGVVLLQQTDISLIYHMIRGQGTIKLYVVYNVLEIFDKLCQSFNGDVLQTLFLSAEGLANCPPESMRFWIWRFISDQALAVAASIVHSFILLAQAITLSTCIVAHNNALFALLVSNNFAEIKSNVFKRYSKDNVHSLVYFGFAICFIVGLGEERRGILIKTCVWYFGSEVWREGK, from the exons ATGGCCCTGCGAAACGGCGGCAGAAAAATCTCCTTCGAGGTCCTTAGCGTCGAGGACGAATCGGATCCAACGGAACGCAATCGCAAGAAGCGCAGGCACCGCGCTtcgaaaaagaagaagaagcttctCGATCGGGCCGATTCCGATTCCGCGGATCCGCGTTCGGCGCcgttggagaatggaggagcCTGTAACGGATTCGAGCTCGACGCTAGCAGGTActgcggcggcggcggcggaggAGGAGGAAGCGTTGTCGTGTGCGAGGCGGAGAGTGTGTGCGCGGTTGCGGAGGCGCGTGGGGCGGAGAGTGAGGAAGCAACCGCCGTGCGCGGTGGCATCGAGGGGTTTAATTTCGGGGAATTGAGGCAGAGGAACGTGAATTGTGGGAGTTCGGAGGATTTAGCGGCTTCGGTGGTGGTGCGAGATGAGAAGGAGGATGGCGGTGTGAATGCAAGTCCGGTGGAGAAAGCAACGAACGAGCCTGATAGGAATGTGGTTAAGAAATTGGAGACGGTGGAATCGTTGGACTGGAAGCGTATCATGGCGGAAGATCCGAATT TTGTGTTTTCAGTGGAGAAGTCTCCTGTATCATACTTTTTGGAGGAAATGCACAATGGAAATTCTTTACGCAGCACAACAACTCTTGGGAATGAAAAAGAACGAGAGAGAGTTTATGACACTATCTTCCGCCTGCCATGGAGATGTGAATTG CTTATAGATGTTGGCTTCTTTGTCTGCTTCGATTCATTTCTTTCGTTGTTAACTGTTATGCCAGCGAGGATCATGATGACCATTTGGAGGCTTCTAAAGACAAG GCAGTTCAAGAGGTTGTCTACAATGGAAGTTTCTgattttggctgttttcttattttgagtAGTGGTGTTGTTCTTTTGCAGCAAACAG ATATCAGCTTAATATATCATATGATCCGCGGTCAAGGAACAATAAAACTATATGTGGTCTACAATGTTTTAGAG atatttgataaattatgtCAAAGTTTTAATGGGGATGTGTTgcaaacattatttctttctgCTGAAGGACTTGCAAATTGTCCCCCAGAAAGCATGAGATTCTGGATTTGGAGATTTATTTCAGACCAAGCTTTAGCGGTGGCTGCTTCAA TTGTTCATTCTTTTATCTTATTAGCTCAGGCAATCACTTTATCAACCTGTATAGTTGCTCACAACAACGCATTGTTTGCTTTACTGGTGTCAAATAATTTTGCTGAGATCAAAAGCAATGTGTTTAAGCGATACAGCAAGGATAATGTTCACagtttagtttactttg